GTAAATGTGTTGAGGTGCATAATATGTGTAATATCCAACAATCAGATTTCAGTCTAACTACCTGTAAATGCCTGTAATTACTGAGAGTAAATGCATGTGGTTAAAGTTTAATTAAACTACAATCTAGAGTCATGAAATGACCAGTGGTAATCAGGCGGCCAGATGCACTAGGAGAGGCTCTTTAatcttcattttaaataaaagaaaaacaaaaagtctGTTTTCATTTACTCAATGTTCAGTAAAAATGATTCATATTTAAGACATTTCTAAATATGAAATTGTTTAGTTAAGAAATAATACTGCTTCCTATCGTCAAACGTAAGAGAAAtaacactgtgggtctgaaagaacgtGCTACTATCAGGGCCAAGTTATTAAAAAGGTGTGTcatttacaaagaaaacaacTGATGTGGTCTTAGAAGAAAGTACTGTTTGTACAACTTCCAAAGTTAGAGAGATTTCTAAACTGAATTCACAAAGAGCAGACTCTGACTTTACAGTTTCTGAGTTTACAGTAGCGATGTAATCAAACTATGATAATCTTTCCACATCACGCAGACGTTTGAGAAAAGGGTTTTTGCCGAGCACTTACTAACGGACACTAGCGGACAAacagaaaattcaaataaacaatgagtaaATGTTATCAATTAAAGGAGCTGtatagaaatgtaaaaaataaactaagGAGCTCATGTAAGAATTGTTATCTTCTACCTACCCCATTTCTTCTCCGTGTGTGTGCAGAAAGAGAGGGGATGTTTACTCAGAAGGCACCTGTAAGACACCACAACCTTGGGCCTCCTGGACATGAGGTAGCGTGAGGGGGGAAGTAGAGTCAAGGGTTGAGTATgcggccgtgtgtgtgtgtgtgtgatgatgtcttccacatctaaatatctaaGTACAGAGCCTGCGCAGAGTTGGCCAGCTCGTGTAGTTATGTGCTAATGTGTGTATTCATGAATGTACAACCTAAAGGTTACATTATAAAGTGGTGGATTCTTACAaggggatggagagagaaaaggatGCAAACAGAAGGTGTtagttgtgttttttaaagtcttctctcactctgtgcCCTGCAGGACTAACACTTCACCCACATGTCATGCTCCATATGAGCTGGAGTCCACAGCCCCCTGGTGGTAGGAGGTCATTACTGCAGGTGCCCAGGGTTGGCGACAGGTGGGAGGTGGTGGTTTGTGGGGGTTCTGAAGGGGCGGGGTATCAACAGCAGCGCATACGAGGAGGGGGGAGCTCTGGGGGCACCTCTGGCTCTGGCTGGAGAGATAGGACACTGTTGGAGAGCTCCCTGCTTGGCATTTCAAGAGGCATCTGTAGAAGCATGACACATTCTATGTTATAATGAATACACGTGCATatcaagatatatatatatatagtcaatTGGCAAAATtaagtcatttattcatttgttatcTGTTTCCTTCACTGCCAAATGTATCCAATCAATGTATCCCTGTTTTCGAGTAAATTAAGTACTCTGTAAATCTTTAAAACCGCATGAAATAACCAGTGATCATCATTAGAACTTCTATAACACAATACTAATTTACAGTCATGGTTAGTGTCTCTTGTTTTCCATCATacgaattatacaaaaaaacaccTACACTGCCTTTGGAAGCTGCCATAAGTTCTCTTTTGTATCCAGAGGACAAAGGCTTTGTTTTTAAGTAAAGGTTCGAGACCAAGCTAAAATGGACCAGTACTAACCTTACTCAAAATATCGTCCACTAGTTTAAGAAAGATCTCATCCACGTTGAAGTTATCCTTGGCACTGGCTTCACAGAAACGCATCCCTGATATCCGTGAGGCAAACTGCCAGTAAGAAGTAAGAAATGAGAGGCTGTGCATGAGGGCACTTCACAAATGTACAACTTATGCTACagtattaaaggctaagcaccagcgatatgaaagtgtcaaacaaataaatacagtggagtttgagttcctaacttgtgtttattgatagtcagaaaacatgttatttctttctaattcaaggaataaggtttaaaagaccgttgtccCCCCAACGgtaactctaataggcgtcttgcctgtgacgtagatggtggacaacactctagaagtcgcacttaatttaatgcaaaatgacgaaaaggtgtgttgtttttggctgcaatcattcaatgtacagtgggacatctgtgaacaaatggcccaaagatcccaaaatatccagaaaatggactaaatttgtcaactttaaacggaaaaggaccatccgctcactccgttatctgtagctcatttcattggcgcttttccaacaatatgggcatgtaaggacaccaacgaaaggtgttcaagagcctctgtaacatggaggtaaacagggtaaggacactcacttcgcctgttttagttggtgttagttaacgttagcttgactcgctaaactcggtgtctcagattacactcggctacgtagctgcattacggaggtttatagtgtcggatgaattcgagttcgacttcgatcacatttacaagaataacggtacctctacatttgagtttagcttattgctaggctattgtcatgaataatgttggttatttagctagatactgtcataacagtcagtcataacggtgttttaccgcggcgttgttcggctgttgtacaccagtgacgtcatggttgcgttcgagaatttccgtagagagctcgggtttttccgtcaatttaataaaattgtcagttttaaagcaaattaagctgctattttcattttaattcatacttatatctgtcagtaactacaataatgtgaaatattcatggaggtccattaagtggtgcttagccttaaCTGTTCTAGACAATATTAGCAAAaggagaccagagagagagtctgtaattctatttttcttttaaatctaTTGATTTGACAGGGACTGACACGTGACAGCACTTACCCTCTCTGCCTGTTGTCGTGTTATAATGCGGTCAGACTCACAATCGAGCTTGTTCCCGACCAACAGGAGTTCAGCATCCTCTGATGCATACTATAAAAGAAACAACATAAAGTCTCTCACAGCACAAGAGTATCATTCAAACACTTAACATTCATAATCAGTAGCTGCTTTCATGAACCTCAGCCTGTCACAATCAGTACCTTGTCGATCATTTTCATCCATTTGGGCAAGTCATCAAACGTCTCCTGCTTGGTGATATCATACACTATTACAATGCCCTTAGCTCCCCTGTAATATGCTGAGGTGATGCTGTTAAACCTCTCCTGACCAGCTGTATCCctaggggagagagaaaaaaataaataaaacaccagATTATTGTATTCCTACAAAGCAACACTTAAAAACTGCATTCATACATAAAACAACATGGCCACCTCATTAACTAGTACAGTGTAATTACTGAATTAATGGATTAATTAACTGCACCAAAGGGCTGGATcgctgcactgtggtggtttgCCCATCAAAACACACCCAATTCAACTGCCAGGTTTAGTTTGGATGTTGGAACAAGGCGACAACCAATTGTGCTACACTACACCCAGCTATAAAACGCTAGCTAGAAAAGGCTTTACTGTGTTTTTCAGTGTGCTGCTTGACTTTAGCTGTTGGTGCTTTTAGATAATTCAAGCATCTAATATTTAGCAGTAAGTAGAGGGTGAGCAATGACTCAGCACAAAACAGTGTCTTTTAGACGGACTGGAACCACACAGACAAGCAGCGACGATGTAAAAATCAcgaccaaaaataaataaataaacaaaccacacgctgaaccaaaaaataaaaaccaaaaacaaacatccTGCCGCCATAACAGTCAACGGGAAATGATGTGGTTCAGTTGGTTTAATCATAGAGATCCTTTTAAAACGGTTTAAAACGGTGTCTTATGACACAGAGTAGTAGCTACTTACAGAACAAGTGGAAAAGAGGACAGTGAAGACTGGATATTATATTATATCTTGCTTAAGAGCAATAGTTTACATTAATGCAGAAAATAAAGTTTATAAGAGTATATAAAAGTATATTATTGCCTGTGTTGTAAATTTTACCTGCCACTGTGTCAGACTACACTGATGTTTGATCCATTACTGAAATCCACGTGTAAGTGGATATAATTCCTCACTTTTCAAGGTGTGATCTTATGGAATAGCCCTCAACAAGCCACTTGGGATTCTGACAAAGGGAAAATGGTGAGGTCCAGACTAAGGGACCACCGTCTCTCAACTCTTACTTGTCAGTAGCTTATAGTTCAGTGTttgaaaaaaaaccctgattACACAAGTATTGCTTTTGAGATGGTGTTGCTATGTTGTTGGATTAACAAAAGAGTTATGTCCTTTGTTTTTACTGTACCTTATTCACCCTAACCTGGATGCAGTTTCCAAAAACAGGATATGATGTCACAAGAATGGACGGCAAGGTGTCACATGGCAGTGATGACATGTTAGCGCGAACAGCGGTGAAGCCAAGGTTGCTTGGTAGCTGGATGTGAGTGG
This window of the Hoplias malabaricus isolate fHopMal1 chromosome Y, fHopMal1.hap1, whole genome shotgun sequence genome carries:
- the LOC136678712 gene encoding ras-related protein Rab-12, encoding MDRRGEVPRRAGGGASGFGGSNATGSPALGASARRRKAAPRPADYKLQVIIIGSRGVGKTSLMERFTDDTFCEACKSTVGVDFKIKTVELRGKKIRLQIWDTAGQERFNSITSAYYRGAKGIVIVYDITKQETFDDLPKWMKMIDKYASEDAELLLVGNKLDCESDRIITRQQAERFASRISGMRFCEASAKDNFNVDEIFLKLVDDILSKMPLEMPSRELSNSVLSLQPEPEVPPELPPPRMRCC